From the Rhinolophus sinicus isolate RSC01 linkage group LG02, ASM3656204v1, whole genome shotgun sequence genome, one window contains:
- the FAM107B gene encoding protein FAM107B isoform X2, whose amino-acid sequence MVHCKFQPRAHFPEGQRVSQVAVMGPLNQHGPDSPLEDPDLKDTYLIPRNIMAEPDYIEDDNPELIRPQKLVNPVKTSRNHQDLHRELLMNQKRGLAPQNKPELQKVMEKRKRDQVIKQKEEEAQKNKSDLEIELLKRQQKLEQLELEKQKLQEEQENAPEFVKVKGNLRRTGQEVAQAQES is encoded by the exons ATGGTGCATTGCAAATTTCAACCCAGGGCACATTTTCCTGAGGGCCAGCGTGTTAGTCAGGTGGCTGTGATGGGACCACTGAATCAACATGGGCCAG ACAGCCCTTTGGAGGACCCTGACCTTAAGGACACATACCTCATCCCAAGAAACATCATGGCTGAGCCAGACTATATTGAAGATGACAATCCTGAGCTAATTAGGCCTCAGAAACTTGTCAATCCCGTCAAAACATCCCGCAACCACCAAGATCTTCACCGAGAACTTCTTATGAATCAAAAAAG GGGTCTTGCCCCTCAGAATAAGCCAGAACTGCAGAAGgtgatggaaaagagaaaacgAGATCAAGTaataaagcagaaggaagaagaagcACAAAAGAATAAATCTGACTTGGAAATAGAACTATTAAAACGGCAGCAGAAGTTGGAGCAG CTTGAACTTGAGAAGCAGAAATTGCAAGAAGAGCAAGAAAACGCCCCAGAGTTTGTGAAGGTTAAAGGCAATCTTAGGAGAACAGGCCAAGAAGTGGCCCAAGCCCAGGAGTCGTAG
- the FAM107B gene encoding protein FAM107B isoform X3, which translates to MAEPDYIEDDNPELIRPQKLVNPVKTSRNHQDLHRELLMNQKRGLAPQNKPELQKVMEKRKRDQVIKQKEEEAQKNKSDLEIELLKRQQKLEQLELEKQKLQEEQENAPEFVKVKGNLRRTGQEVAQAQES; encoded by the exons ATGGCTGAGCCAGACTATATTGAAGATGACAATCCTGAGCTAATTAGGCCTCAGAAACTTGTCAATCCCGTCAAAACATCCCGCAACCACCAAGATCTTCACCGAGAACTTCTTATGAATCAAAAAAG GGGTCTTGCCCCTCAGAATAAGCCAGAACTGCAGAAGgtgatggaaaagagaaaacgAGATCAAGTaataaagcagaaggaagaagaagcACAAAAGAATAAATCTGACTTGGAAATAGAACTATTAAAACGGCAGCAGAAGTTGGAGCAG CTTGAACTTGAGAAGCAGAAATTGCAAGAAGAGCAAGAAAACGCCCCAGAGTTTGTGAAGGTTAAAGGCAATCTTAGGAGAACAGGCCAAGAAGTGGCCCAAGCCCAGGAGTCGTAG